The following coding sequences are from one Rattus norvegicus strain BN/NHsdMcwi chromosome 11, GRCr8, whole genome shotgun sequence window:
- the Kcne2 gene encoding potassium voltage-gated channel subfamily E member 2: MTTLANLTQTLEDAFKKVFITYMDSWRRNTTAEQQALQARVDAENFYYVILYLMVMIGMFAFIVVAILVSTVKSKRREHSQDPYHQYIVEDWQQKYRSQILHLEDSKATIHENLGATGFTVSP; encoded by the coding sequence ATGACCACTTTAGCCAACTTGACGCAGACCCTGGAGGATGCCTTCAAAAAGGTTTTCATTACTTATATGGACAGCTGGAGGAGGAACACAACAGCCGAACAACAGGCGCTCCAGGCCAGAGTGGATGCCGAGAACTTCTACTACGTCATCCTGTACCTCATGGTGATGATCGGCATGTTCGCCTTCATCGTGGTGGCCATCCTGGTGAGCACGGTGAAGTCGAAGCGGCGGGAGCACTCCCAGGACCCGTACCACCAGTACATCGTGGAGGATTGGCAGCAGAAGTATAGGAGTCAGATCTTGCATCTGGAAGACTCCAAGGCCACCATCCATGAGAACCTGGGGGCGACGGGGTTCACAGTGTCACCCTGA